Part of the Pseudarthrobacter sp. L1SW genome, CGGTGACGGACAAAGCCCGCTACGCCAAGCTGATCGACCGCACCCAGTGGTGGGGCCGGCAGATGGTCATTTACGGTGTGCACGTCCATGTGGGGCTGGACCGCCGCGACAAGGCCCTGCCGGTGCTGGACGGCCTGGTCAACTACTTCCCGCACTTCCAGGCGCTCTCCGCATCAAGCCCGTTCTGGGGCGGCGAGGACACGGGCTACGCTTCGCAGCGCGCTCTGATGTTCCAGCAGCTCCCCACCGCCGGGCTGCCGTTCCAGTTCCGCTCATGGGAGGAATACGAGTCCTACGTCCAGGACATGTTCACCACCGGCGTGATCGACACCCTCTCGGAGATCCGCTGGGACATCCGGCCGGTGCCCAACCTGGGGACCATCGAGATGCGCATTTGCGACGGCCTGGCCACGCTCGAGGAAGTCGGCGCCATCGCCGCCCTCACCCAGTGCCTGGTGGACGAGTTCTCCACCATCCTGGACAATGGCGGCACCATCCCCACCATGCCGCCGTGGCACATCCAGGAAAACAAGTGGCGCGCGGCCCGCTACGGCATGGACGCCATCATCATCCTGGACGCCGCGGGCAAGGAGCAGCTGGTCACCGAGCACCTGCTGGAGACCCTGAACCGGCTTGAGCCCGTGGCTGCCAAGCTTCGTTGTGCCGACGAACTTGCTGATGTGGAGAAAATCATCCGCCGAGGTGCCGGCTACCAGCGCCAGCGCCGCGTGGCGGCTGAACACGGCGGGGACCTACGGGCCGTGGTCCTGGACCTGGTCAAGCAGATGCGCAACGGCCCCACCGCCTGACTTCCCCTGCCGAATCGGGGCACTTCAACACGCACACGCCGGCCGCCCTCGTGATTTACGACGGCGGCGCCCCCAAAGTGCCCCGCGACGGTTGGCGGGACGCCCTGCCGTCAGGCGGGCAGGGAGACCGACGTGACCGGCATGGACGAGTCCGGTGCGAAATGGATGCCGCTGGGTTCCACTCCCGCCATCACCAGCTGCGCGCCCAGCGCGGCCACCATGGCGCCGTTGTCCGTGCAAAGGTCCAGCGGCGGCACATGCAGCCGGATCCCGGCGGAGGCGCAGCGCTGGCCGGTGAGCTCGCGGAGACGGGAATTTGCCGCCACGCCGCCGCCCAGGAGCACGTCCTTGATGCCGTGCTCACGGCAGGCCAGCACCGCCTTGGACGAGATGATGTCCACCACGGCCTCCTGGAAGGCGGCGGCGATGTCAGCCACCGGAATCTCTTCGCCGCGCGCCTCGAACTGCTCCACGCACCGGGCCACCGCGGTCTTGAGGCCGCTGAAGGACCAGTCGTAGCGGTGCTTGCCGGGCTCTTCGGCGGTGCCCATGTACTTCGGCTGGCTCAGGCCGCGGGGGAAGCGGATGGATTTCGGGTTGCCGGTGCGGGCCACCTTGTCGATGGCGGGCCCGCCCGGGTAGCCGAGGCCGAGGATCCGCGCCACCTTGTCATAGGCCTCGCCGGCGGCGTCGTCGATCGTGGAGCCGAGGAGCACCACGTCGTCGGTGATGCTGTTGATTTTCAGGATTTCCGTGTGGCCGCCGGAGACCAGCAGCGCGCCGAGGTTGTCCGGAAGCTGCGGGGCGGCGCTGCCCTGCCGGGCGGCGTTCTTCCCGTCCAAAAGTCCCACGCCCACATGGGCCACCAGGTGGTTGATGGCGTACAGGGGTTTGCCGGTGGCCACGGCCAGGGCCTTGGCCGCGCAGACGCCCACCATGAGGGCCCCGGCCAGGCCGGGTCCCGAGGTGACGGCGATGGCATCCACCTCGTCGAGGGTGACGCCGGCCTCGGAAAGCGCCTGCTCCAGGGTGGGAACGAAGGCGTCCAGATGGGCCCGGGAGGCGATCTCGGGAATGACGCCACCGAAACGGACGTGCTCGTCCATCGAGGAGGACACGGTGTTGGTCAGCAGCGTTGTTCCGCGGACCACGCCGACGCCTGTCTCGTCGCAGGACGATTCGATGCCCAGCACCAGTGGCTGCGAGCGGTTCATGGCTGGCCTCCTTCCTTGGGATTCACGTCGTCGGCGCCGGTTCCTGGGGTGCCTGTTGCAGAGGTGCCTGTTGCAGGGGTGCCGGCGAGCTGGAGGCGCATGATGAGGGCGTCGGTGCCGTCGCGGTAGTACCGGGGGCGGATGTGGATCTGTTCGAAGCCGAAGCGGACGTACAGCTGCTGGGCACGCGGGTTGTCCGCCCGTACCTCCAGTAGGACGTCTGCTGCCCGCCTGCGTCGGGCTTCGTCGATGAGGCTGGTGAGCAGCGCAGTGCCGATGCCCCGCCCCTCATATTCAGGGACGACGGCGATGGTCTGGACGTCCGCGATGGGCTCGATGCACATCAGGCCGGCGTAGCCCACGATGCCGTCACTGCCCTGCGCCACCAGGTAGCGGCGGGTTTCCGGCTGGGACAGTTCGTCAAGGAACATCTGCAGGGGCCAGGCATCCACCGGGAAGAGCCGCTGCTCCAGGGCACTGACGGCGGGAATGTCATCCAGTGTCATGTCGCGGACAGTGATGCCGTGGCTGCGGGGGTCGGCGTTCACAGGGCCCTCTTCCTCGGTCCGGGCACCTGGGCGTCGGATTCCCTGAGGTACAGCGGAGTGGAGTCCAGGAGCCCGTTGCCTTCCGCCAGCCGGGCAAGCGCGAACTTTCCCAGGAACAGGGCGTCCGGCTGTTCCTCCGTGAATCCGGGGTGGGCATCCAGGGCATCCGCGTACAGGCCGGCGCCGGCGCCGAAGGCCGGCAGGTCCGGCAGCTCGCCCGCGAAACTGACGTGGGGGCCGTCCTCCAGGACCGGAAGCTGGCCGTCCGCAACGCTGTAGCGCGCCCAGTAGACCTCTTTCCGGCGGGCGTCGGTCACCACCAGGAACTCCGCGACGGCTGCAGCGGATTCCGCCACCTCCAGGGCCACGGCGTCCAGGCTGACCAGCCCGTAGAGGGGCCTTCCCCAGACAAAGGCCAGGGTCCGGGCGGTCGCAATTCCAGACCGCAGTCCGGTGAACGGCCCGGGTCCCACACCCACCACCAGGGCGTCGATGTCCTGCCCGGCCACGCCGGCACCGGCGAGCAGGTCCTCGATTCCCGGGGCCAGCACTTCGGCATGGCTGCGGGTGTCCTCGGTGGAGAAGCTGGCCAGCACGTGCCCGGGAGCCTCGGATGAGACCAGGGCGGCGCTGGCAACGGCGGAGGTGTCAATGGCGAGGACCAGCATCAGCGGACCCCTTCCGTGGCGGCGCCGAGTTCAGGGGCGGCAGCCCACCGCGGGCCGTACCCGCGCATGACGATGGTGCGCGGCTCGTCCATGTCCTCTGTGTCGAAGTCCAGGCCAGCAGACTGCAGCCCTGCAGAGGACGCGCCGGCAGAGGGCAGGCCGGCTCCGAGTCCGATCGCCCGGTGCAGGTCGATCTCCAGCCTGCTCTCGCTAAGGTGTTCCACCCGGTCCCGGCCCCACTCCACCACCGTGACGGCGGAGTCCATGGTGTTTTCCAGGTCGATGTCGTCGATTTCGGCAGCGGAACCCAACCGGTATGCGTCCACATGGACCAGGTCCGGGCCGCCGGGCCGTGGACCGTCGGCCAGGTTGGGGTGGATGCGGACCAGGACGAACGTGGGGGAAATGATGCCCTCCCGGACGCCCAGCCCTTCTCCCAGCCCCTGTGTGAAGGTGGTCTTCCCGGCACCCAGCTCACCGCTCAGCACCAGCAGGTCCCCGGCCTCCAGGGCCGCCGCAAGGCTGACGGCGAGCGCATGGGTCTGCTCCGCCGTCGTGGCTGTGAAAGTCTTTTCCCAGTTGGGCAGGGCAGCCTCGCCGTTGGTGCTCACGAGGACGTCTCCTGGCTGGACGCGGAGCGCTGGTCCTCTTCGTTGACGAAGTACCGCGGCACCCTGGGGCTGATCCTGGTGACGATCTCGTAATTGATGGTTCCGGCTGCGCGCGCCCAGTCATCGGCGGTAGGGCCGCCGTCCGCGCCGTCGCCGAACAGCTCCGCCTCCGCGCCTAGCAGGTCCGCGCCGCCGGGGCCGTCGTCGCCCATGTCGATGACCATCTGGTCCATCGCAATCCTGCCCACCACGGGGTATGTCCTGCCCGCCACCCGCACCGGCCCGCCGGTGGCAACCCGCGGGACGCCGTCGGCATAGCCCATCGGAATCAGTCCCAGCGTGCTGGGGCCGCTGGTGTGGTAGCGGAGGCCGTAGGAGACGCCTTGGCCGTCCGGCACGCCCTTGCACTGTGACACCAGGGTCCGCAGGGTCATGGCCGGTCGGAGTCCCAGCTCGGCGGAGCTCTGCCCGCTGAAGGGCGAGAGACCGTAAATGCCAAGGCCCACCCGGACCAGGTCGAAGTGGGTGTCCGGCCGGGAGAGCGTGGCCGGGGTGTTGGCCAGGTGCCGGACCTCCGGGTCCACGCCGGCGTCCTCGGCAACGGCGAGGACTTCCCGGAACGTGGCCAGCTGCTGGTCTGTTTCGGGGCGCTCGGGCTCATCGGCAACCGCAAGGTGGGAGAAGATTCCCACCACCCGCAGCAGGCCCTGGTCCTGGTATTCCATGGCTTCGCCCACCAGCTGGTCCCAGGTGTCCAGGGCGGCTCCGTTCCGTCCCAGGCCGGTGTCCACTTTCAGGTGGATGCGGGCGGGGCGCTCCTGTTCCCGGGCCGCGGCCACGACGCTTTCCAGCTCCCAGCCCGAGCAGCCAATATCGACGCCGGCCGCCACAGCAGCACCAAAGTTGCTTTCCGTGGTGTGCAGCCAGGCGAGCAGCGGCGCCTCGATGCCGGCAGCGCGCAGCGCCAGCGCCTCGGATATGTGGGCCACCCCCAGCCAGGAGGCGCCTGCCTCCAGGGCGGCCCGCGCCACCGGAACCGCGCCGTGCCCGTACGCATCAGCCTTCACCACGGCCATGACTTTCGCCGGGGACGCGGCAGCGGCCAGGCGCCGGACGTTGTGCCGGATGGCGTCGAGGTCGATCACGGCGGACCGTTCATATCGGGGGCCGTGCCCCGGGGCAGCACTGGATTCTCCGGTTGTTGCGGGGTAAGTCACCCTAGTGATTCTAGTGCTGGCGCTTCAGGCCGAATAATCCGTCAGGCGTCCGAGAGGTGGGCGATGGTGGCCGACGCCCGGCGCTGGGCGGCGAGCGGGACATCCTGGATGATGTCGGCGAGGAAGCCGAAGCGCCGCAGCCATTGGCTCGTCTGCCGTTCGGGACGGGCGTTGGCGCGCTTCCACCAGTCGGCAATGTCGCCCCAGCCGGGGGCAGCCAGCGATCCGCCCACCTCCTGCACCGCCAGCGAGGCGCAGAGGTTGGCGAAGCGCAACCTGTTGCCCAGCGGCCAGCCGGCCAGGCTGCCAACGATGAACGCGGCGTCGAAGCAGTCCCCCGCGCCGGTGGGATCGTAAGCCTTGACCGGCAACGAAGGTACCCATTCCTCTTCCCCCGTCTCGGAATCCACGGCCATCGCGCCCTGGGCGCCGAGCGTCACCACCGCCACCGGGACCCGGTCCGCCAGCGCGTAGAGGGCGGTCCACGGATCGTCCTTCCCCGTGAAGGCCATGGCCTCGCGCTGGTTGGGGAGGAAGGCATGGAAGTACTGCAGGTTGTCCAGCCGGGCGGGCGCCCATTCTCCGCTGGGGTCCCAGCCGACGTCGCCGAACAGCTTGACCCCCGCGTGGTGCGCTGCCTTGGCCCACGGCTCGATCTCCCTGCCCACTTCCGCGATGCCTGCGAGCGCAGGGGGCGGGTCCCCGATCAGCTCGGAGGAGGTGATCGGGGCTGCGTGGCCGTGGGTCACCATGGACCGGTCCTTCTCCACGCAGAGGGAGACTGTGACGGGCGAGTGCCAGCCGGGCACTTTTTGCGACAGCGTGAGGTCCACATGCTCCTGGCCGGACAGGATCTTCCAGTTGAAGTCCCCGTAGCCGTCGTCCCCGAACGCGGCCGCCAGCCCTGTCTTCAGGCCCAGCCGGGCCGCAGCGATGGCCTGGTTGGCAACCCCGCCGGGGCAGCTGCCCATGCCGTCGCTCCAGATTTCGGTGCCGGGCTCCGGCGCGTGCGGAAGGCCGGTGAAAATGATGTCCTGGAAGACAGTTCCGGCCAGCAGCACATCGAATCCGGGCGTGGACGGCGGGCGGACAGCTGCCAGGGGGTCGAACGGGCGGGCTGGGATCGCGTCCATGTCCGCACACTACGCCCTGCCGCTGACATCCGGTAGGGGCCCGCCCGGCACGGGCCTAGACTGCTGGTTATGCGGCTTCTTATTGCCGGCGGCGGGGGTTTCCGGGTGCCGCTGATCTACCGGGCACTGGCATCCGGCCGCTTTGCCGGGATGGTCACCGACCTTGTGCTGTACGACGTCGACCCCGCCCGCCTCGATGCTGTCACCGCTGTTCTCCGCAGCATGCCGGAAGCGCCGGGTGCGCGCCTTGCCGTCCATCCCACCACCGACCTTGTGGAGGCGCTGGCAGGTGCCGGGATGGTGTTCGCCGCCATCCGGCCGGGCGGTACCGCGGGACGGGTTGCGGACGAAAGAGTGGCGCAGGACCTTGGCCTGCTGGGCCAGGAAACAACCGGCGCCGGCGGGATTTCCTACGCCCTGCGGACCATCCCGCACATGCTCCGCCTGGCCCGGCTGATGAAGGAGCATTGCCCGGATGCCTGGCTGATCAACTTCACCAACCCCGCCGGAATGGTCACGGAGGCGCTGCTTCCCGTGCTGGGCGGGAAGGTGATCGGCATCTGCGACTCCGCAGGGGCCCTGGTGCAGCGGGCCGCACGGGCGGCCGGCGCGGCGCTTCCGGAAGGACGGCTCGACGGCGTGGGCTACTACGGGCTCAACCACCTGGGCTGGCTGTACCGGCTGGAGTCCGCCGGGCGGGATGTGCTGCCGGAGCTACTTGAGGACCCGCGGGTGCTGGGCTCGTTCGAGGAGGGCCGGCTGTTCCCGCAGCCGTTCCTGGCCGGCCTTGGCGCACTGCCCAACGAATACCTCTATTACTACTACCAGCACGACGCCGCGCGGACGGCGATGCGCGCGGCGTCCCGTACCCGCGGCGAGACCATCCACGGCCAGCAGCAGGAGCTTTATCCGCGGCTGGCCGCAGCCGGCACCGATGCCTTCCGGCTGTGGGAAGAGGCGCGCCGGTCCCGCGAGGAGGGCTACCTGGCCGAGGCCCGCAGTGAAAGTGGGCAGCGGGACGAGGAGGACTTGGCGGGCGGCGGCTACGAGCGGGTTGCCCTTGCCGCGATGCACGCCCTGTCCGGTGCAGGCGACACCCAGCTGATACTCAACACCCGCAACTCGCTGCCCGCATCACAGCAACCCGGGCCGGACGCCGCCGTGCCACCCGCCGCCCAGCCAGCCACTGCTCAACCAGCCACTGCTGAACCGGCGATTCCGGGGCTGGCGGCGGACGCCGTCGTCGAAGTTCCCTGCACGGTGACCACCAACGGCGCCGTACCACTGGCCCAGCAGGCTCCCCCGGAGCCGCAGCTGGCACTGCTCCGGCGGGTGAAGGAGGTGGAGCGGCTGACGGTGCGGGCGGCCACGGACGGGAACCGGGACGCTGCCCTGGAGGCGTTCACGCGCCATCCCCTGGTGGATTCCCGGGAGCTGGCCGTGCAGCTGCTGGCGGGCTACGAGCGGGAGTTCCCGGCCCTCCGGGACCTGTGGCGCCGTGGCGGGCGTTGAGGGAGGAGTAGTGTTTTATCGGATGCGCACACTACCGGCGCTGCCAGGACACGCCGGTGGCCGGAAGGAGGTCCCATGGCACTGATCCGCAGGGTCGCTTTGCTCTCCCTCCACACCTCCCCCATGGAGCAGCCGGGCTCCGGCGACGCCGGCGGGATGAACGTCTACATCCGCGAACTTGCATCAGCCCTGGCCGAGGCAGGGGTTGAGGTGGAGATCTTCACCCGGTCCACCTCAGCCAACCAGCCCGCCGTCGAACATCCGGATCCCGGCGTCTGCGTGCACAACGTCCTGGCCGGGCCCCTGAAGAAGATCCCCAAGGAAGAGCTTCCGGGCCTGCTGCACAGCATGGTGGCTGAGATCGAGCAGATCCGCCGCCGCCAGCCGCACGGGCGCTACGACGTGATCCATTCGCACTACTGGGTCTCGGGAATTGCGGGGCTGGAGCTGTCCGCACTCTGGGGCGTGCCGCTGGTCCACACCATGCACACGATGGCCAAGGTCAAGAACCTCCTGCTCGAATCAGGTGAACAGCCGGAGCCGCGGCGGCGGGAACTGGGCGAGCACAACATTGTTGACGGCGCGGCCCGGCTCATCGCCAACACGAGCGCCGAGGCAGCAGAACTGGTGTCGCACTACGGCGCCACGTACGACCGGATCGACATCGCCCCGCCCGGCGTGGACCTCAGCACCTTCACGCCTGCCTTCCGGGCCAGGTCCAGGGCAGAGCACGGCATCGGTCCAGGGACGTTCCACCTTGTGTTCGCCGGCCGCATCCAGCGGCTGAAGGGGCCCCAGGTCCTGGTCAGGGCCGCCGCGCTCCTTCGGCGGCGCCGCCCGGACATCGACCTCCGGGTTACCATCCTCGGATCGTTGAGCGGGAACAAGGAATTCAACCTCCGGCGCCTGGTCTCCGAGGCGGAAATGGACGACGTCGTCACGCAGCTTCCGCCGGTCAAGGCACCTGAGCTGGCGGCCTGGTTCAGGGCAGCGGACGTGGTGGTCATGCCCTCCTTCAGCGAATCCTTCGGGCTGGTGGCGCTCGAAGCGCAGGCCTGCGGCACACCCGTGGTGGCCACCCGGGTGGGCGGGCTGTCACGGGCGATCTTCCATGGCAGGACCGGACTGCTGGTGGACGGGCACCACGCCGCCGACTGGGCGGACGCGCTGGAGGCCCTGTACGACGATCCCGCCACCCGCGAAGACATGGGGCGGGCCGCCGCCATCCGCGCCCAGAACTCCGGATGGGCCCGCACTGCGGCGATCACGCTCGAAAGCTACCATGCCGCCGTCGACCGCTACTCGGGGAGCCGGCTGGTGCAGGCCTTTCCGGCCTCATGACTGTTCCCCTCCACGCAAACCTGACCGTACCCGCCAAACAGAAGGACAATGATGCCCTCCACCCCAAGTGACCTGGAGATCGCCAGGGCGGCACGGATCCGGCCCATCGAGGAAATAGCTGCTGCGGCCGGCATTAACGCCGACGCCCTGGAACAGTACGGGCGCTACAAGGCGAAGATCGACCCCGCGCGGCTGCAGGCTCCTGCTCCGGCCGGGAAGGTGGTGCTGGTCTCCGCAATGTCCCCCACGCCCGCCGGCGAGGGGAAGTCCACCACCACGGTGGGGCTGGCGGACTCCCTGGCCCGGGCGGGCCACAAGGTGATGATCGCCCTGCGCGAGCCGTCGCTGGGCCCGGTCCTGGGCATGAAGGGCGGCGCCACCGGCGGCGGCTACTCCCAGGTGCTGCCGATGGACGAAATCAACCTCCACTTCACCGGCGATTTCCACGCCGTGACGGCCGCCAACAATGCCCTGATGGCGCTGGTGGACAACCACATCTACCAGGGGAACCAGCTCAACATCGACCCCCGGCGCATGACGTTCAAACGGGTCCTGGACATGAACGACCGCGCCTTGCGGGAAGTGGTCATCGGGCTGGGCGGGCCCACCCAGGGGATTCCGCGGCAGGACGGTTTCGACATCACGGTGGCGTCCGAAATCATGGCGGTCTTCTGCCTGGCGACTGATGTGGCAGACCTCCGTTCCCGACTGGGCCGGATCACGTTCGGCTACACCTTCGACCGGGCCCCTGTCACGGTTGCGGACCTGGGCGTGCAGGGTGCGCTGACGCTCCTGCTGAAGGAAGCCATCAAACCCAACCTGGTGCAGACCATCGCCGGCACCCCCGCCCTTGTCCACGGCGGTCCCTTCGCCAATATTGCCCACGGCTGCAACTCGCTGATTGCCACCCAGACGGCCCGGCGGCTGGCGGACATCGTGGTCACGGAAGCTGGCTTCGGCGCCGACCTGGGCGCCGAAAAGTTCATGGACATCAAGGCCCGGACCGCCGGCCTGGCGCCTTCAGCGGTTGTGGTGGTGGCAACCGTGCGCGCCCTGAAAATGCAGGGCGGGGTGGCCAAGGACCAGCTCACCGTGCCGGACCTGGCCGCCCTCGAGGCCGGTGTGGCAAACCTGCGCCGGCACGTCCGGAACGTGGAGAAGTTCGGGGTGCCGCCCGTGGTGGCCATCAACAGGTTCGCGTCCGATTCCGCTGAGGAACTCGACTGGCTGCTGGCCTGGTGCGCCGCGGAGGGCGTTCCGGCCGCCGTCGCCGATGTCTGGGGGCATGGGGGCGGAGGCGACGGCGGGGACGAACTTGCCGCGGTTGTAGCCCAGGTAGCCGCCCGCCCGAACAGCTTCCGGCACCTGTACCCCCTGGAACTGCCGGTGGAGGACAAGATCCGGACCATCGCCCAGGAGATCTATGGGGCGGACGGCGTGGATTTCTCGGTTCCTGCCTTGAAGCGGCTGGCGGATATTGAGCGGAACGGGTGGGGCGGGCTGCCGGTGTGCATGGCCAAGACGCAGTACTCGTTTACGGACGACGCGTCCCGCCTCGGCGCACCCAAGGGCTTCACCATCCACGTGCGGGACCTCCTGCCCAAGACCGGCGCAGGGTTCATTGTGGCGCTGACCGGAGCGGTCATGACCATGCCGGGCCTGCCTGCGGCCCCGGCGGCAATGCGGATGGACGTGGACAGCGACGGCAACCCCGTGGGCCTCGCCTAGCGCCCCGCCGCCCCCTGCGACGCTCTCTCACTTAACGTGGGCTTTCCACAGACGCTCTCTCACTTAACCTGGCCTTTCCACAGACGCCCTCTCACTTAACGTGGGCTTTCCGGCGATCCTCTCGCATGTTCCGGCGAGTCAGGGACTCTGGCGGCCGCCGCCAGTGCGGCCACAAGGGCCGGGTCGGCATGCCCACCCGGCCGCAACGACGCGGCGCTCCCCCACCAGAGTGAGAGAGCGCCGCGTGAATACCCACATTAAGTGAGAGAGGATCGTCCAGAAACCGACGTTAAGTGAGAGAGGGTCGCAAGGGGGCAGACGGGCTCAACGCTTAGCGCTCGAGGTCTCCGCGGATGAAGGCTTCCACCTTTTCGCGGGCGAGGTCGTCGTTGAACTGCTCCGGCGGGGACTTCATGAAGTAGCTCGATGCCGAAAGCAGGGGTCCGCCGATGCCGCGGTCCAGGCCGATCTTGGCGGCGCGGATGGCATCGATGATCACGCCGGCGGAGTTGGGTGAGTCCCAGACCTCCAGCTTGTACTCAAGCGACACGGGCGCGTCGCCGAAGTTGCGGCCCTCAAGGCGTACAAACGCCCACTTGCGGTCATCGAGCCACTGGACGTAGTCGGACGGGCCGATGTGCACGTCCTTGGCGGCCAGTTCGGCTTCCACGTTGGACGTGACGGCCTGGGTTTTCGAGATCTTCTTGGACTCCAGCCGGTCGCGCTCCAGCATGTTCTTGAAGTCCATGTTACCGCCGACGTTCAGCTGGTAGGTGCGATCCAGGGTGACACCGCGGTCTTCGAACAGCTTGGCCATGACGCGATGCGTGATGGTGGCGCCGATCTGGCTCTTGATGTCGTCGCCCACGATCGGCACGCCGGCGGCGGTGAACTTGTCAGCCCACTCCTTGGTTCCGGCGATGAACACGGGCAGGGCGTTGACGAAGGCAACCCCGGCGTCGATGGCGCACTGGGCGTAGAACTCTGCAGCTTCCTGCGAGCCGACGGGCAGGTAGCAGACCATAACGTCAACGTTGGCGTCCTTGAGTGCCTGGACAACGTCCACGGGCTCTTCGGTGGACTGCTCGATGGTCTCGAGGTAGTACTTGCCGAGGCCGTCGAGGGTGTGCCCGCGCTGGACGGTGATGCCGGTGGGCGGCACGTCGGCGATCTTGATGGTGTTGTTTTCGCTGGCCAGGATGGCGTCGGCCAGGTCAACGCCGACCTTCTTGCCGTCGACGTCGAACGCGGCGACGAACTCAACGTCACCCACGTGGTACTGGCCGAACTCAACGTGCATCAGGCCGGGGATCGTGGCCTTGGGGTCTGCGTCCTTGTAGTAGTGGACGCCCTGGACCAGCGAAGCGGCACAGTTTCCTACGCCGACGATTGCAACACGAATCGGATGTGAAGACACGGAACTCCTTTGAGGACAAACGTCAGCCGGCCGGTTCGGCTTCGGAGGAAGTACGACGGCGGCCGGCAGGCACGGCGCCGCGCGGCGCCTTTTCATAGTACCCAACGGAGTGGGACAAGGGAGTGTTCCCCTGTCCCACTCAGTGAAACAGCCGTAACGGAGTCAGACGGTCTGCTTCCAGAGGTTGATGTCCGATTCCACGGCGAATTCATCGATGGCGTTCAGCTCATCCGCGGTGAAGTCGAGATTGTTGATGGCGGACAGGGTGTCCTCCAACTGCCGGACGCTTGAGGCACCGATCAGGGCGGACGTGACCGGCGAGCCCTTCGGCTGGTCCCGCAGGATCCACGCGACGGCCATCTGGGCCAGGGACTGCCCGCGGCCCTCGGCGATCCTGTGCAGGCCCCGGACCCGGTCCAGCTTCTCGTCGGTGATCAGGCCTTGGTCCAGGGACTTGTGCTGCGCGGCCCGGGAATCGGCGGGAATGCCGCTGAGGTACCGGTCCGTCAACATGCCCTGGGCAAGCGGTGAGAAGGCGATGGAGCCCGCCCCCACCTGGTCCAAAGCCTCGTAGAGGTTGGGGGTGCCGTTCTCGGTCCAGCGGTTGAGCATGGAGTAGCTGGGCTGGTGGATCAGCAGCGGCGTGCCGAGTTCCTTCAGGATCCGGGCCGCCTCAAGCGTCTGCTCCGGGGTGTAGGAGGAGATGCCGGCGTAGAGTGCCTTGCCCGAACGGACGGCGTGGTCCAGGGCGCCCATCGTCTCTTCCATCGGAGTCTCGGGATCCGGCCGGTGGCTGTAGAAGATGTCCACGTAGTCCAGGCCCATGCGCTGCAGGGACTGGTCCAGGCTGGAAATGAGGTATTTGCGGGAGCCCCATTCCCCGAACGGGCCAGGCCACATGTAGTAGCCGGCCTTGGTGGAGATGATGAGTTCGTCGCGGTAGGGCTTGAAGTCGTCACGCAGGTGCCGGCCGAAGTTGGTCTCGGCCGATCCGGCGGGCGGGCCGTAGTTGTTGGCGAGGTCGAAGTGGTTCACGCCGAGGTCGAAGGCGCGGCGGAGGATGGCGCGCTGTTCGTCAAAGGGCTTGTCGTCGCCGAAGTTGTGCCAGAGGCCGAGGGAGATGGCCGGGAGTTTGAGTCCGCTGCGGCCGACGCGGCGGTAGGGCATGGATTCGTAGCGGTCTTCCGCCGCGGAGTAAGTC contains:
- a CDS encoding 6-phospho-beta-glucosidase, which codes for MRLLIAGGGGFRVPLIYRALASGRFAGMVTDLVLYDVDPARLDAVTAVLRSMPEAPGARLAVHPTTDLVEALAGAGMVFAAIRPGGTAGRVADERVAQDLGLLGQETTGAGGISYALRTIPHMLRLARLMKEHCPDAWLINFTNPAGMVTEALLPVLGGKVIGICDSAGALVQRAARAAGAALPEGRLDGVGYYGLNHLGWLYRLESAGRDVLPELLEDPRVLGSFEEGRLFPQPFLAGLGALPNEYLYYYYQHDAARTAMRAASRTRGETIHGQQQELYPRLAAAGTDAFRLWEEARRSREEGYLAEARSESGQRDEEDLAGGGYERVALAAMHALSGAGDTQLILNTRNSLPASQQPGPDAAVPPAAQPATAQPATAEPAIPGLAADAVVEVPCTVTTNGAVPLAQQAPPEPQLALLRRVKEVERLTVRAATDGNRDAALEAFTRHPLVDSRELAVQLLAGYEREFPALRDLWRRGGR
- the mshA gene encoding D-inositol-3-phosphate glycosyltransferase; this translates as MALIRRVALLSLHTSPMEQPGSGDAGGMNVYIRELASALAEAGVEVEIFTRSTSANQPAVEHPDPGVCVHNVLAGPLKKIPKEELPGLLHSMVAEIEQIRRRQPHGRYDVIHSHYWVSGIAGLELSALWGVPLVHTMHTMAKVKNLLLESGEQPEPRRRELGEHNIVDGAARLIANTSAEAAELVSHYGATYDRIDIAPPGVDLSTFTPAFRARSRAEHGIGPGTFHLVFAGRIQRLKGPQVLVRAAALLRRRRPDIDLRVTILGSLSGNKEFNLRRLVSEAEMDDVVTQLPPVKAPELAAWFRAADVVVMPSFSESFGLVALEAQACGTPVVATRVGGLSRAIFHGRTGLLVDGHHAADWADALEALYDDPATREDMGRAAAIRAQNSGWARTAAITLESYHAAVDRYSGSRLVQAFPAS
- a CDS encoding formate--tetrahydrofolate ligase, coding for MPSTPSDLEIARAARIRPIEEIAAAAGINADALEQYGRYKAKIDPARLQAPAPAGKVVLVSAMSPTPAGEGKSTTTVGLADSLARAGHKVMIALREPSLGPVLGMKGGATGGGYSQVLPMDEINLHFTGDFHAVTAANNALMALVDNHIYQGNQLNIDPRRMTFKRVLDMNDRALREVVIGLGGPTQGIPRQDGFDITVASEIMAVFCLATDVADLRSRLGRITFGYTFDRAPVTVADLGVQGALTLLLKEAIKPNLVQTIAGTPALVHGGPFANIAHGCNSLIATQTARRLADIVVTEAGFGADLGAEKFMDIKARTAGLAPSAVVVVATVRALKMQGGVAKDQLTVPDLAALEAGVANLRRHVRNVEKFGVPPVVAINRFASDSAEELDWLLAWCAAEGVPAAVADVWGHGGGGDGGDELAAVVAQVAARPNSFRHLYPLELPVEDKIRTIAQEIYGADGVDFSVPALKRLADIERNGWGGLPVCMAKTQYSFTDDASRLGAPKGFTIHVRDLLPKTGAGFIVALTGAVMTMPGLPAAPAAMRMDVDSDGNPVGLA
- a CDS encoding inositol-3-phosphate synthase; amino-acid sequence: MSSHPIRVAIVGVGNCAASLVQGVHYYKDADPKATIPGLMHVEFGQYHVGDVEFVAAFDVDGKKVGVDLADAILASENNTIKIADVPPTGITVQRGHTLDGLGKYYLETIEQSTEEPVDVVQALKDANVDVMVCYLPVGSQEAAEFYAQCAIDAGVAFVNALPVFIAGTKEWADKFTAAGVPIVGDDIKSQIGATITHRVMAKLFEDRGVTLDRTYQLNVGGNMDFKNMLERDRLESKKISKTQAVTSNVEAELAAKDVHIGPSDYVQWLDDRKWAFVRLEGRNFGDAPVSLEYKLEVWDSPNSAGVIIDAIRAAKIGLDRGIGGPLLSASSYFMKSPPEQFNDDLAREKVEAFIRGDLER
- the mgrA gene encoding L-glyceraldehyde 3-phosphate reductase, which translates into the protein MTYSAAEDRYESMPYRRVGRSGLKLPAISLGLWHNFGDDKPFDEQRAILRRAFDLGVNHFDLANNYGPPAGSAETNFGRHLRDDFKPYRDELIISTKAGYYMWPGPFGEWGSRKYLISSLDQSLQRMGLDYVDIFYSHRPDPETPMEETMGALDHAVRSGKALYAGISSYTPEQTLEAARILKELGTPLLIHQPSYSMLNRWTENGTPNLYEALDQVGAGSIAFSPLAQGMLTDRYLSGIPADSRAAQHKSLDQGLITDEKLDRVRGLHRIAEGRGQSLAQMAVAWILRDQPKGSPVTSALIGASSVRQLEDTLSAINNLDFTADELNAIDEFAVESDINLWKQTV